The Dehalococcoidia bacterium genome includes a region encoding these proteins:
- a CDS encoding maleylpyruvate isomerase N-terminal domain-containing protein gives SHVAGWHREMAGALERMGRGERPTPEGVDYSDADSWNAKFSSAAANTSPAAMLQELEASFQTFRSAAAALGEDRFEQGRTVDRIVHTTGVNHYLEHGEQIREWRKKI, from the coding sequence TCGCACGTCGCCGGCTGGCACCGGGAGATGGCCGGCGCCCTGGAGCGCATGGGCCGCGGCGAGAGGCCCACACCCGAAGGAGTCGACTACTCGGACGCCGACTCGTGGAACGCGAAGTTCTCCAGCGCCGCGGCCAACACCTCGCCGGCGGCGATGCTCCAGGAACTGGAGGCGTCGTTTCAGACGTTCAGGTCGGCTGCGGCTGCGCTGGGCGAGGACCGCTTCGAACAGGGCCGGACCGTCGACCGCATCGTCCACACCACCGGCGTCAACCACTACCTCGAGCACGGGGAGCAGATACGAGAGTGGCGCAAGAAGATTTAG
- a CDS encoding maleylpyruvate isomerase N-terminal domain-containing protein — protein sequence MAQEDLGPGVKADLLRRMDEGFGVLTAALAGAPGLRPAPEGGWGPFEVVSHLNGWHLLSARRLLQIARGEGASSPPSDDEANACFVADRRHLSADALLAELESSFATLKDAVASVPAREFWLGLHGELDSLAHFIAAANSYEHYAEHLGDLKTP from the coding sequence GTGGCGCAAGAAGATTTAGGCCCGGGCGTCAAGGCAGACCTCCTGCGGCGCATGGACGAGGGGTTCGGCGTCCTGACGGCGGCGCTCGCAGGCGCACCGGGTCTGAGGCCCGCCCCGGAAGGCGGCTGGGGTCCGTTCGAAGTCGTCTCACACTTGAACGGCTGGCATCTCCTTTCTGCTCGTCGCCTCCTCCAGATCGCCCGCGGCGAGGGAGCGTCCTCGCCACCGTCCGACGACGAGGCGAATGCCTGCTTCGTCGCTGACCGCCGCCACCTCTCGGCGGACGCCCTCCTTGCCGAGCTCGAGTCGAGCTTCGCGACACTGAAGGATGCCGTCGCCTCCGTGCCCGCGCGCGAGTTCTGGCTCGGCCTCCACGGCGAACTGGATAGCCTGGCGCACTTCATCGCCGCCGCGAACAGCTACGAGCACTACGCGGAGCACCTGGGAGACCTCAAGACGCCATGA